The genomic segment TCTGCTGTGGAGGATGCGAAACCGGATCACTTACCGGTCATTACCTTTGATGCGGATGAACATGATTTTGGCCGGATCATCCAGGGAGAAGTCGTGACGTATGCATTCAAGTTCAGAAACACCGGCAAAAGTGACCTGCTCATTTCCTCCGTCAGCAGTTCCTGTGGCTGTACCGTTTCGAAATATTCAAAAGAACCGGTCAGGCCGGGGGAACAGGGCGTTCTCCAGGTGACATTCAACAGCGAAGGCCGAAAAGGATTTCAGAGCAAGACCGTCACGGTGCTCACCAATGCACAACCCAACAAACATACGCTGACCGTCAAAGCAAAAATTGAGATCCCGGAACGATAATTCATTATAAACCAAAAAATTATGATTATGACAACTCTGTTAAGCATTTTACTTTTTGCTCCTCAGGAGGGAGCGAAGGGTGGGGGGTACAGCTCACTTATTTTCCTGGTGCTGATCATCGTTATCTTTTATCTTTTCTTCATCCGCCCGCAGATGAAGCGGACCAAAGAACAGAAAAAATACAGGGAAAACCTGAAAAACGGCGACAGGGTCGTTACCATCGGAGGCATCCACGGCAAGATCATCGAGGTGAGGGACACATCCTTCATCATCGACTCTGAAGGCACCAGACTGAAAATTGAGAAATCAGCGGTAGCCATGGATCAAGCCGCTCATCTTGACGAAACAAAAAAATAGTCCGCATTCCTTCGGTTAAACCCGCCTGTTTTGAGAAAAGATCAGGAATCCCTGCGAATCAGGCTGAGAAAGTTCATCCGGCATATTTTCAAGGATGATTTTCCGGTGTTCATGGTATGCCTCATCATCGCTTCCATGATGTGGATCGGTGTCATGCTGTCAAGAGAAGATTACTCATTGATCAAGTATCCTGTCAGCTACATTGATCTTCCTGAAGGAAAGGCGATTGCATCTGCATCTGCAAATTACCTGCTGCTGAATGTTGAATTGATGGGCAAAGACCTGATCCGACAGAGGTTTTTCAGGTCCCACGAGCCGTTGCTGATCAGCATCAAGGATTTACCTTTAGAAAAAGCAGGGGCCGTTGATCTGATCCGCATCCCCACTGTTCCCCTTATCAGGGAGGTTGAAAAACAGCTTGGGATGGCCAATGCCATAAACGGGATCTCTCCCGACACGGTCTATATCGGATTGATGAAACGGCAGGAAAGCAATTTGTAATGTCGTATGTTGAAAATTGGACTGACCGGAAGCATTGGAAGCGGAAAATCCACAGTGGCAAGGATTTTCGAAGTAATTGGTGTGGATGTCTTTTACGCGGATGCCGAGGCCCGGTTGCTGCTGCAGGAGCCTGAGGTCAGGTCGGAAATCGTTCAATTTTTCGGTGAAAGGGTCCTGGATGAAAATTCCCGGATCCTCAGAAAACAACTGGCCAAAATCGTTTTCAATGATCCTCATTCCCTGAGGGTACTAAATGAGCTCATTCATCCAAGGGTAAAACAGAAGCTTGCACGCTGGCTGTCAGAAAGGATATCGGTTCCGTATACCTTGCAGGAAGCAGCCATTCTTTTTGAGAGCGGTTTCAGCCGCGACTGTGATGCGGTCATTACCGTGTCAGCACCTGAGGAGCTCAGGCTGGAACGGGTGATGGCACGTGACCGGATTACCAGGGATGAAGTGCTTGCGCGGATGAAAAACCAGTGGAGCGACGAAGAAAAAGCAAGCAAAGCCGATTTCGTGATTATTAACGACGGCGGGCACCTGGTGATACCTCAGGTACTCAGGATACACGAGGAACTTCTTTTTAGATCAAAGATCGAAGATCAAAGATCAAAGATCAAAAAAAATAAATCAAATCGAAAATTATAAATTGACCACTGACAATCG from the Bacteroidales bacterium genome contains:
- the coaE gene encoding dephospho-CoA kinase (Dephospho-CoA kinase (CoaE) performs the final step in coenzyme A biosynthesis.) translates to MLKIGLTGSIGSGKSTVARIFEVIGVDVFYADAEARLLLQEPEVRSEIVQFFGERVLDENSRILRKQLAKIVFNDPHSLRVLNELIHPRVKQKLARWLSERISVPYTLQEAAILFESGFSRDCDAVITVSAPEELRLERVMARDRITRDEVLARMKNQWSDEEKASKADFVIINDGGHLVIPQVLRIHEELLFRSKIEDQRSKIKKNKSNRKL
- the yajC gene encoding preprotein translocase subunit YajC, which codes for MTTLLSILLFAPQEGAKGGGYSSLIFLVLIIVIFYLFFIRPQMKRTKEQKKYRENLKNGDRVVTIGGIHGKIIEVRDTSFIIDSEGTRLKIEKSAVAMDQAAHLDETKK
- a CDS encoding DUF1573 domain-containing protein, which gives rise to MRYPWTLIFLILMMSSLGGCQSKDDSKLPTDMIYNPNSAVEDAKPDHLPVITFDADEHDFGRIIQGEVVTYAFKFRNTGKSDLLISSVSSSCGCTVSKYSKEPVRPGEQGVLQVTFNSEGRKGFQSKTVTVLTNAQPNKHTLTVKAKIEIPER